One window of the Flavobacteriaceae bacterium YJPT1-3 genome contains the following:
- the uvrC gene encoding excinuclease ABC subunit UvrC: MDLPALDVQIQTLPAQPGVYQYYDKAGKLLYVGKAKNLKKRVSSYFTKNHDNARTHVLVKKIKEIKHIVVPSETDALLLENNLIKKYQPRYNVMLKDDKSYPWICIKNERFPRVFPTRRVIKDGSEYYGPYTSMKTVHTLLDLIKGLYQLRTCNYDLSAEKIEAGKYKVCLEYHLGNCLGPCEGKQDVEDYHDNIEAIRQIVKGNFKDSLVRFRESMNRHAEAMEFEEAQRIKDKIEILENYQSKSTVVNPRINNVDVFSIISDEGYGYVNFLQLSHGAIIRSHTLELKKKLDESDRELLEIGIVEIRNRFNSASKELYVPFKVDLGDELKITVPKLGDKKRILELSERNAKFYRMERFKQTKIVDPDRHTNRIMAQMKADLRLSQEPRHIECFDNSNIQGTNPVAACVVFKNGKPSKKDYRKFNIKTVEGPDDFASMEEVVHRRYRRLLNEDEPLPQLIIVDGGKGQLSSGVKALDRLGLRGKIAIIGIAKRLEEIYYPGDSIPLYLDKKSETLKIIQQLRNEAHRFGITFHRGKRSKAALNTSLETIPGIGEKTVIELLQQFRSVKRVTEASLERLTEVIGPAKAKLIHDHYQQQGD, translated from the coding sequence ATGGATCTCCCGGCTCTAGATGTGCAAATTCAAACCCTTCCCGCCCAGCCCGGGGTGTATCAATACTATGATAAAGCCGGGAAATTACTCTATGTAGGCAAGGCCAAGAACCTCAAGAAAAGAGTCAGCTCTTATTTTACCAAGAATCACGACAATGCGCGCACCCATGTATTGGTGAAAAAGATCAAAGAGATCAAGCATATTGTAGTGCCCTCAGAGACCGATGCCCTCCTTCTGGAAAATAACCTGATCAAAAAGTACCAGCCTCGCTACAATGTCATGCTCAAAGATGACAAGAGTTATCCCTGGATTTGTATCAAAAATGAGCGTTTCCCTAGAGTGTTTCCTACTCGCAGGGTGATCAAAGATGGGAGCGAATACTACGGGCCCTATACGAGCATGAAGACCGTTCATACCTTGCTGGACCTCATCAAAGGACTTTATCAATTACGAACCTGTAATTACGACCTCTCTGCCGAAAAAATAGAAGCCGGAAAATACAAGGTATGTCTCGAATATCACCTGGGAAATTGCCTGGGACCCTGTGAAGGCAAACAGGATGTTGAGGACTATCATGACAATATCGAAGCGATTCGTCAGATCGTCAAAGGAAATTTCAAAGATTCGCTGGTGCGCTTTCGCGAAAGCATGAACCGTCATGCAGAAGCAATGGAATTTGAGGAGGCCCAGCGCATTAAAGACAAGATCGAGATTCTCGAAAATTATCAGTCCAAATCGACCGTGGTGAATCCCAGGATCAACAATGTGGATGTCTTCAGCATCATCTCTGATGAAGGTTATGGTTATGTCAATTTTTTACAATTGAGTCACGGGGCGATCATTCGTTCACATACCCTGGAACTCAAGAAAAAATTGGACGAGTCTGATCGGGAGCTACTGGAGATCGGAATAGTGGAGATCAGGAATCGATTCAACAGTGCGTCTAAAGAACTTTACGTTCCCTTTAAAGTGGATTTAGGTGATGAACTCAAGATCACGGTTCCCAAACTAGGCGATAAAAAAAGGATTCTAGAATTATCGGAGCGCAACGCTAAGTTCTATCGTATGGAGCGCTTCAAACAAACGAAGATTGTTGATCCGGACCGCCATACCAACCGCATCATGGCCCAAATGAAAGCCGACCTTCGGTTGAGTCAAGAACCTCGGCACATCGAGTGTTTTGACAACTCGAATATTCAGGGAACCAATCCGGTTGCGGCCTGCGTGGTGTTTAAAAACGGTAAGCCCAGTAAGAAGGATTATCGAAAATTCAATATTAAAACGGTGGAGGGCCCAGACGATTTTGCCAGTATGGAAGAAGTAGTGCACAGAAGGTACAGGAGATTGCTCAATGAAGACGAACCCTTACCTCAACTCATCATAGTAGATGGGGGTAAGGGCCAATTATCTTCAGGGGTAAAAGCGCTAGACCGTCTGGGTCTGCGCGGCAAAATTGCTATCATAGGGATTGCCAAACGCCTGGAGGAAATTTACTATCCCGGTGATTCCATACCGCTCTATTTGGACAAGAAGAGTGAGACCTTAAAGATCATCCAGCAGCTTCGTAACGAAGCGCATCGCTTTGGTATTACATTCCACCGGGGAAAACGCAGCAAAGCCGCTTTGAACACTTCTCTGGAGACCATCCCGGGAATAGGGGAGAAAACCGTTATCGAACTCCTGCAACAATTTCGGTCGGTTAAACGAGTAACAGAGGCTTCTTTGGAACGTCTAACAGAAGTCATTGGCCCCGCTAAGGCCAAACTAATCCATGACCATTATCAACAACAGGGTGATTAA
- a CDS encoding ATP-binding protein yields MEKITTSSVILSDLKIGLWQLDSYAKKYLPQDSVRILFDQDPSADLESFLNSRVNKKHLYSFQKHLDELRLFQNSFQISAQLDETYGRKWYLFKGAIAPENNTPIVYCHLDEVRNDTRLREKMDNRKADISKNEFYLQEMMKLTKTGGWYVDLVENTIEWDDMVKEIHGVSKDFIPDLESGINFYHPEHVPVITQLFNRCAVDGEPFNRELKLVDLTGKTIWVQSIGFPVRDNDRNIIAVRGVFRDINDRKKRELALEWSNAKIQSQHTRFTDFAYIISHNLRSHVSNLELSTSLFNQQDLNVEQGELFNIIKTSSQGLDKTLRHLNEVIAIQSKTEYYKEEIKFEEVLSAVQGALMEDIKKYKVEITYDFSEVPTLYYERYYMYNILENLLSNAIKYRHKGKSPRIDVRTYLEDDKVLLLFSDNGLGIDLEMHKDRMFRMYSSLHGNSDSEGVGLFMVKNQVEALGGTISVASEVNVGTTFTIQF; encoded by the coding sequence ATGGAGAAAATTACTACATCATCGGTCATCCTTTCGGATCTAAAAATTGGTCTCTGGCAACTGGACAGTTATGCAAAGAAATACCTGCCCCAAGACAGCGTTCGAATTTTATTTGATCAAGATCCATCTGCCGATTTAGAATCTTTCCTGAACTCGCGGGTGAATAAAAAACATCTTTACAGCTTTCAAAAGCATTTGGACGAATTGCGTTTGTTTCAAAATTCTTTTCAGATCAGCGCTCAATTGGACGAGACTTACGGTCGAAAGTGGTACTTGTTTAAAGGTGCCATAGCTCCTGAAAACAATACTCCCATCGTCTATTGCCATCTTGATGAGGTGCGCAACGATACGCGTCTGCGCGAAAAAATGGACAATCGCAAGGCAGACATTTCCAAAAATGAGTTTTATCTGCAAGAAATGATGAAACTCACGAAAACGGGAGGCTGGTATGTAGACCTGGTTGAAAACACGATAGAGTGGGATGACATGGTTAAAGAGATACATGGGGTCTCTAAAGACTTTATTCCTGATCTGGAATCAGGCATCAATTTTTATCATCCTGAACATGTCCCGGTTATCACGCAGCTGTTCAACCGCTGCGCGGTGGATGGGGAGCCATTTAATCGCGAACTCAAACTAGTCGACCTTACGGGAAAAACCATCTGGGTTCAATCCATTGGGTTCCCGGTACGGGATAATGATCGAAATATTATCGCGGTCCGCGGGGTGTTCCGGGATATTAACGACCGAAAAAAGAGAGAACTTGCCCTGGAGTGGTCTAATGCTAAGATTCAGTCACAACACACGCGCTTTACCGATTTTGCCTATATCATCTCTCACAATTTGCGTAGCCATGTGAGTAATCTGGAATTATCAACTTCCTTATTCAATCAGCAGGATCTCAATGTTGAGCAAGGCGAACTCTTCAACATCATTAAAACTTCTTCTCAAGGTTTGGACAAAACCTTACGCCACCTTAATGAAGTGATTGCTATTCAGTCTAAGACGGAATATTATAAGGAAGAGATCAAGTTTGAGGAGGTACTAAGCGCCGTTCAAGGAGCATTAATGGAAGATATTAAAAAATATAAGGTAGAGATCACCTATGATTTTTCTGAAGTCCCTACGCTTTACTACGAGCGCTACTACATGTACAACATCCTGGAAAACTTGTTGTCCAACGCCATCAAATACCGTCATAAGGGAAAAAGCCCCAGAATTGATGTGAGAACCTATTTAGAAGATGATAAAGTATTACTTTTATTCAGCGATAACGGCTTAGGGATAGATCTGGAAATGCACAAAGACCGCATGTTTAGAATGTATTCCTCTTTGCACGGCAACAGTGACTCAGAAGGTGTAGGATTGTTCATGGTAAAGAATCAGGTGGAAGCTTTAGGAGGTACTATTTCCGTAGCCAGTGAAGTTAATGTCGGAACCACATTCACGATTCAATTTTAA
- the rimK gene encoding 30S ribosomal protein S6--L-glutamate ligase, which translates to MNIKILSRNSHLYSTNRLIEAAQQRKHQVEVIDPLKCDLIIEKKSPVIYYKGKLLDKADAVIPRIGASVTYYGTAVVRQFEMMGAFTTTESQALVRSRDKLRSLQLLSRARLGLPKTVFTNYSRDVEQVIDHVGGAPVIIKLLEGTQGLGVVLAETKNAAESVIEAFNGLEARVIVQEFIKEAKGADLRAFIVDGQVVGAMKRQGKEGEFRSNLHRGGSAEIITLSDEEEIAAVKAAKAMGLGVAGVDMLQSARGPLILEVNSSPGLEGIEKATGKDIAKTIIKYIERHI; encoded by the coding sequence ATGAACATAAAAATATTATCCCGCAACAGCCATTTGTACTCCACTAACCGTCTGATCGAGGCTGCACAACAGCGCAAGCATCAGGTGGAAGTCATTGATCCCCTGAAATGCGATCTGATCATAGAAAAGAAAAGTCCGGTCATTTATTACAAGGGAAAACTGCTGGACAAAGCAGACGCTGTGATCCCTCGTATTGGGGCATCGGTAACCTATTACGGCACCGCGGTGGTCCGTCAATTTGAAATGATGGGGGCTTTCACGACTACGGAGTCTCAAGCATTGGTTCGTAGTCGGGACAAACTGCGCAGTCTTCAATTGCTCTCCAGAGCCCGGCTTGGGCTTCCCAAGACGGTATTCACCAATTATTCCCGGGATGTAGAGCAGGTAATTGATCATGTAGGAGGTGCTCCGGTGATCATTAAGCTCTTGGAGGGAACTCAGGGCCTGGGTGTTGTTTTGGCGGAAACTAAGAATGCAGCTGAGTCGGTGATCGAAGCCTTTAATGGTTTGGAAGCACGGGTCATTGTCCAGGAGTTCATCAAAGAAGCCAAGGGAGCTGATTTACGGGCCTTTATCGTCGATGGCCAGGTGGTGGGTGCCATGAAGCGACAAGGTAAAGAAGGAGAATTTCGCTCTAACCTGCACCGGGGCGGCTCAGCTGAGATCATCACTTTGAGCGATGAAGAAGAGATTGCTGCGGTCAAAGCGGCTAAAGCGATGGGGCTTGGTGTAGCCGGGGTGGATATGTTGCAAAGTGCTCGCGGGCCGCTGATTCTGGAAGTCAATTCATCTCCGGGACTGGAGGGTATCGAGAAAGCCACCGGCAAGGACATTGCTAAGACCATCATTAAATACATTGAACGTCACATATAG
- a CDS encoding TraR/DksA C4-type zinc finger protein, with the protein MAADTKERYSDAELAEFRELIQAKIDKANKDLELIRSAYTNDGNNGTDDTSPTFKAFEEGSETMSKEANSALAIRQEKFIRDLKNALVRIQNKTYGICRVTGKLINKERLKLVPHATLSIEAKNMQK; encoded by the coding sequence ATGGCAGCAGATACTAAAGAACGATACAGTGATGCAGAACTCGCTGAATTCAGAGAGTTAATTCAGGCGAAAATCGACAAGGCCAACAAAGACCTGGAATTGATCCGCTCTGCATATACCAATGACGGTAATAATGGAACCGACGATACTTCACCTACCTTTAAGGCATTTGAAGAAGGCAGTGAGACCATGAGTAAGGAGGCCAATTCTGCGCTGGCGATTCGCCAGGAGAAATTCATCAGAGATCTTAAGAATGCTTTGGTCCGCATTCAAAACAAAACCTACGGCATTTGTCGGGTTACGGGTAAATTAATCAATAAGGAGCGTCTTAAGCTGGTACCACACGCCACGCTGAGTATCGAGGCCAAGAACATGCAAAAATAA
- a CDS encoding patatin-like phospholipase family protein, with protein sequence MTIINNRVINKSTYRLLFLLLISSSIYGYAQQPPVSSAISDERPKVGLVLSGGGAKGLAHIGALKAIEEAGVKIDYVGGTSMGAIIGALYASGYTVKQLDSLFEYADFDRLIQDDLSRRSKTFYEKEDAEKYAITLPFNNFKVSFPSALSKGQNIYNLMVKLTQPVAEIRDFSELPIPFFCIATDVEKGKQVMLEEGYLPQAITASGALPSLFSPVLLNGRMLIDGGVVNNFPVDEMRAKGMDIIIGVDVQDDLRERKDLQSAPEILLQINNYRTINDMVKKVEKTDVYIKPDITDFTVVSFDRGREIVDAGEQKAKEQITILQDIAARQGQLTATETPVRVADSIRIDAISIKGNQKYTRAYVLGKLKIRTPEKLSWRDFMRSIENLAATENFGRIDYKLLPVEAGQLLVLNLEESEVNTYIKLAVHYDDLYKSAAMGNITSKGLLLKNDVFSFDLALGDNIRYLLNYHKDQGYYISYGMRLRHNTFESPVEASLAQNFTPEDLSSLSNITIDYKDFTNQFYLQTLFDKEFLLEVGVEHKFLEIDTETLEGVNQGRSTFTFESSNFYSTYGKLLLDTMDDRYFPTDGWYFNGDFHLYLFSSDFNENFSEFSIAKAEMKYAKLIASKFSLLAEGSGGFKLGETGVQSLDFFLGGFGNNFINGLVPFYGYDFVSVTGDSYLKASFTLDYEIFPKNHINVGLNYANIEDDLLEGGDWLRSPEYSGYFVGYGLETFMGPMQAKYSFSPETEKGVLFLSLGFWF encoded by the coding sequence ATGACCATTATCAACAACAGGGTGATTAATAAAAGCACATATCGCCTTCTTTTCCTGCTGCTAATAAGTAGTAGTATTTACGGCTACGCCCAGCAGCCACCGGTCTCATCAGCAATTTCCGATGAACGTCCGAAAGTAGGTTTGGTACTAAGTGGCGGCGGAGCCAAGGGGTTGGCCCATATTGGAGCGCTTAAGGCTATTGAGGAGGCGGGGGTGAAGATCGATTACGTAGGGGGCACCAGTATGGGCGCTATCATCGGGGCTTTATACGCGTCCGGGTACACGGTCAAGCAGTTGGATTCACTTTTTGAGTACGCCGACTTTGATCGCTTGATTCAGGATGACCTCTCCCGGCGCTCCAAAACTTTCTATGAAAAGGAAGACGCAGAGAAATATGCTATTACTCTGCCGTTCAACAACTTCAAGGTGTCCTTTCCGTCCGCCCTGTCTAAAGGACAGAATATTTACAACCTCATGGTCAAACTCACCCAGCCGGTGGCTGAGATTCGCGACTTCAGTGAACTGCCCATCCCTTTCTTCTGCATAGCCACCGATGTGGAGAAAGGCAAACAGGTGATGCTGGAAGAAGGGTATTTACCACAGGCCATAACAGCCAGCGGGGCTTTGCCTTCCCTCTTCAGTCCTGTGCTCCTGAACGGTCGAATGCTTATTGACGGTGGTGTGGTCAACAATTTCCCTGTAGATGAGATGCGAGCCAAAGGCATGGACATCATCATAGGTGTTGACGTCCAGGATGATCTTAGAGAGCGAAAGGACCTGCAATCTGCTCCGGAGATTCTGCTGCAGATCAACAACTACCGGACCATCAATGACATGGTCAAAAAGGTTGAAAAAACCGATGTCTACATTAAACCCGACATTACCGATTTTACAGTAGTCTCTTTTGATCGCGGTCGCGAAATAGTGGATGCCGGAGAACAAAAGGCTAAAGAACAGATCACAATCTTACAAGACATCGCAGCGCGTCAGGGTCAACTGACTGCCACTGAAACCCCGGTCCGGGTAGCCGATAGCATCCGAATCGATGCGATCAGCATCAAGGGAAACCAAAAATACACCCGGGCCTATGTGCTTGGGAAATTGAAAATCAGGACTCCTGAAAAGTTGAGTTGGAGAGATTTTATGCGATCCATTGAGAATTTAGCAGCGACGGAGAACTTTGGTCGTATCGATTATAAGCTTCTCCCGGTGGAAGCTGGCCAACTCTTGGTACTCAATTTGGAAGAGAGCGAGGTGAATACTTACATTAAATTGGCGGTGCATTATGACGATCTTTACAAGAGCGCAGCCATGGGGAACATTACGTCCAAAGGATTACTCCTCAAAAATGACGTGTTTTCTTTCGATCTGGCCCTGGGCGACAACATTCGGTATCTGTTGAATTACCATAAAGATCAGGGCTATTACATCAGTTACGGGATGAGGTTGAGGCACAATACCTTTGAAAGTCCGGTTGAAGCCAGTCTGGCCCAAAACTTTACGCCGGAGGATCTCAGCTCCTTAAGCAATATCACTATCGATTATAAAGATTTTACCAACCAATTCTATCTGCAGACCTTGTTTGATAAAGAGTTTTTGCTGGAGGTCGGTGTGGAGCACAAGTTCCTGGAAATAGATACGGAAACCTTAGAAGGGGTCAACCAGGGCCGTAGCACCTTTACTTTTGAATCGAGCAATTTCTATAGCACCTATGGAAAGTTGCTGCTGGACACCATGGATGACCGGTATTTTCCAACGGATGGCTGGTATTTCAATGGAGACTTTCACCTGTATCTTTTCTCCTCCGATTTTAATGAGAATTTCTCTGAGTTTTCAATTGCTAAAGCCGAAATGAAATACGCCAAATTGATCGCATCTAAGTTTTCCCTTCTGGCGGAAGGCTCCGGTGGCTTTAAGCTGGGCGAAACCGGAGTGCAATCACTGGATTTCTTTTTAGGGGGATTTGGAAATAATTTCATCAATGGCTTAGTTCCGTTCTATGGGTATGATTTTGTTAGTGTAACCGGAGACAGCTACCTCAAGGCCTCCTTTACCCTGGATTATGAGATCTTTCCCAAGAACCATATCAATGTTGGATTGAATTACGCCAATATCGAAGACGATTTGCTCGAAGGGGGCGATTGGTTGAGAAGTCCGGAGTACAGCGGTTACTTCGTAGGCTATGGACTGGAGACTTTTATGGGACCCATGCAAGCCAAGTATTCCTTCAGTCCGGAGACAGAAAAAGGGGTCCTATTTCTCAGTCTGGGATTTTGGTTCTAG
- a CDS encoding succinylglutamate desuccinylase/aspartoacylase family protein — translation MASLDENNLLTLMGQEILPGKSAVVNFNIARLYTTSTVEVPIIVERAKKPGPVVLITSGIHGDEINGVEIVRQLIARKINKPAIGTVICIPILNIFGFLDMRRSFPDGRDLNRVFPGTPRGSLASRFAYQFVKEILPVADYCLDFHTGGASRFNASQIRIAKDQEVLMELALTFNAPFTVFSKNIPKSYRDTCAKMGKPILLFEGGKSKVNDPQIARHGVHGAIRVLNHLGMLKKGQTVPIKKEATILIEHSKWQRAKYSGLLHLQAHCGDRVQKGDPLALITDPYGKFSHQVRSNHEGYIINTNEAALVYQGDAIFHITTSANTHDQSGSEEEI, via the coding sequence ATGGCTAGTCTGGACGAGAATAACCTATTGACGCTCATGGGTCAGGAAATACTGCCTGGAAAGAGTGCTGTGGTCAATTTCAATATCGCCCGTCTCTACACAACCTCCACCGTAGAGGTACCCATCATTGTAGAGCGAGCCAAGAAACCAGGACCTGTAGTATTGATCACTTCCGGGATTCATGGCGATGAGATCAATGGAGTGGAGATCGTGCGCCAACTCATTGCACGCAAGATCAATAAACCGGCTATCGGTACGGTGATCTGTATCCCCATTCTCAATATTTTCGGATTTTTGGATATGAGGCGCAGCTTTCCGGATGGCCGGGATCTCAATCGGGTTTTTCCAGGAACTCCTAGAGGATCACTCGCCAGTCGATTTGCCTATCAGTTTGTCAAAGAAATTTTGCCTGTGGCTGATTATTGTCTGGATTTTCATACCGGAGGTGCCAGTCGGTTCAACGCTTCTCAAATTCGCATCGCCAAAGATCAGGAGGTATTGATGGAGCTCGCCCTCACCTTTAACGCCCCATTTACCGTTTTTTCGAAGAATATTCCCAAATCATATCGGGATACCTGCGCCAAAATGGGCAAGCCGATTCTTCTGTTTGAAGGAGGAAAGAGTAAGGTCAACGATCCGCAGATCGCTCGTCACGGTGTGCATGGCGCTATCCGGGTATTGAATCATTTAGGGATGCTTAAAAAAGGACAAACCGTACCTATAAAAAAAGAGGCTACTATTCTGATCGAACACTCAAAGTGGCAGCGGGCTAAGTACAGCGGACTCCTGCACCTACAGGCTCATTGTGGAGATCGCGTTCAAAAAGGCGACCCGCTTGCACTAATTACCGATCCTTACGGTAAATTCAGTCATCAGGTCCGCTCCAATCACGAGGGCTATATCATTAATACCAATGAGGCTGCATTAGTCTATCAAGGGGATGCCATCTTTCACATAACAACGAGCGCGAATACGCATGACCAAAGCGGAAGCGAGGAAGAAATATAA
- a CDS encoding 5-formyltetrahydrofolate cyclo-ligase, protein MTKAEARKKYKALRAQLSASEMEARSLQIANLTLQLPIWTFSFYHLYLTIDRLKEVDTQPLLHVLQGKDKKVVISKTLESTRQMEHYLLQDDTRLQLSPWGIPEPQDGILIAPEKLDVLFVPLLAFDRKGHRIGYGKGFYDRFLQNCRPDALKIGLSFFEVEDALLSTNDTDVSLNYCISSKKIYKF, encoded by the coding sequence ATGACCAAAGCGGAAGCGAGGAAGAAATATAAAGCCCTAAGGGCACAATTGTCGGCTTCTGAAATGGAAGCGCGCAGTCTGCAGATCGCTAACCTGACCCTGCAGCTCCCCATCTGGACCTTTTCCTTCTATCATCTTTACCTGACCATTGACCGGCTCAAAGAGGTGGACACCCAGCCTTTGTTGCACGTATTACAGGGGAAAGACAAGAAAGTGGTCATTTCCAAAACGCTGGAAAGCACTCGACAAATGGAACATTATCTACTTCAGGACGATACCCGATTGCAACTCAGCCCCTGGGGTATCCCGGAACCCCAAGATGGAATTTTGATTGCTCCAGAAAAATTGGATGTCCTATTCGTACCCTTATTGGCTTTCGATCGTAAAGGGCACCGGATTGGCTACGGCAAGGGATTTTACGACCGGTTTTTACAAAATTGCCGGCCGGATGCACTTAAAATCGGACTTTCCTTTTTTGAAGTCGAAGACGCTCTTTTATCGACCAACGACACAGATGTATCGCTCAACTACTGTATTTCATCGAAAAAGATCTATAAGTTTTAG
- a CDS encoding response regulator, with amino-acid sequence MNNPIQLACIIDDDDFYISLVSKIIKLKGLAKKLKVFRNGKEALDFFQPAMRAPGSVVMPRIVLLDLNMPVMDGWQFLSQLEKEDPTALKDTIIYIVSSSIDPKDKARAAQISLVADYIVKPMTIEEVENIFDLNQADSA; translated from the coding sequence ATGAATAACCCAATTCAACTCGCCTGTATCATTGATGATGACGACTTTTACATCTCCCTGGTCTCCAAAATCATCAAACTAAAAGGACTAGCTAAAAAATTAAAGGTATTTCGTAACGGGAAGGAAGCTCTAGACTTTTTCCAACCGGCCATGAGAGCCCCCGGTTCGGTCGTTATGCCACGTATCGTATTGCTCGATCTCAATATGCCTGTTATGGATGGTTGGCAATTCTTGAGTCAATTGGAAAAAGAAGATCCAACCGCTCTAAAAGATACCATCATTTATATTGTAAGCTCTTCTATAGACCCCAAAGACAAGGCGCGTGCAGCGCAGATCTCTCTGGTGGCGGACTATATCGTCAAACCGATGACCATAGAAGAAGTAGAAAATATCTTTGATCTCAATCAGGCAGATTCGGCCTGA
- a CDS encoding HAMP domain-containing sensor histidine kinase → MEALRPLKFLRFKKRAENPISVFSIPLDDPSNTYYRNLTALTGYGGWRMLFKEQKLFLDAQARKLLGIPHSYTPMMRNAFDFFAKQQEDTLELLYNTCLSGETIETEIQITTVSGDLLWTSLVAEPIFGKRKDVIGIAGAFRDIDQAKQKSFLRQQQLNIHRQRENQLKEYTSIFSRKLHESVSNLEHTSALLNDTPLNPNQEELNGAIKELTERLVLHVDHFKKLADIQTKRVVSPKKVALDRLLKRVKEGLRTDLIAHHVKIYSEFSEVPYIDTIAQLLEEVLLELTRNAIQFRHPDRELHIDICTVDEEDEYLLIFRDNGIGFDVERHQKRVFQPYQTFHPERSGNGMGLYLLKNSVEALGARIELDSVPDRKTRVVIAFPKRKLNKKQTQKKNL, encoded by the coding sequence ATGGAAGCTTTACGCCCCTTGAAGTTTCTAAGGTTTAAAAAACGTGCGGAGAATCCCATTTCCGTATTTTCCATTCCCTTAGACGATCCATCAAACACGTATTATCGCAATCTTACTGCCCTAACGGGTTATGGTGGTTGGCGTATGCTATTTAAAGAGCAAAAATTATTCTTAGATGCTCAGGCTAGAAAACTATTGGGTATCCCGCACTCCTACACCCCCATGATGCGTAATGCTTTTGACTTCTTCGCTAAACAGCAAGAAGATACTTTGGAGCTTTTGTACAATACCTGCCTCAGCGGAGAAACCATTGAAACAGAAATTCAGATCACGACCGTGAGCGGAGACCTGCTCTGGACCTCGTTGGTGGCCGAGCCCATTTTTGGTAAACGAAAAGACGTGATCGGGATCGCTGGAGCCTTCCGGGACATTGATCAAGCGAAACAAAAGAGTTTTTTAAGACAGCAACAACTCAATATTCATCGCCAACGCGAAAACCAATTGAAGGAATACACCAGTATTTTTTCGCGAAAGCTGCATGAAAGTGTGAGCAATCTGGAACACACCTCTGCCCTATTGAATGACACCCCACTGAATCCAAACCAAGAGGAACTCAACGGTGCGATTAAAGAACTCACCGAACGACTGGTCTTGCATGTGGATCATTTTAAAAAGTTGGCGGATATTCAGACCAAACGCGTGGTGAGCCCAAAAAAAGTGGCCTTAGACCGTCTTCTGAAACGGGTAAAAGAGGGTCTTAGGACAGATTTAATTGCCCATCATGTAAAGATCTATTCTGAATTTTCAGAAGTGCCTTATATCGACACTATTGCTCAGTTACTGGAGGAAGTGTTGTTGGAGTTGACCCGAAATGCGATCCAATTTAGACATCCCGATCGTGAATTGCACATCGATATCTGCACCGTTGATGAAGAAGATGAGTATCTACTTATTTTCAGGGACAACGGCATCGGTTTTGACGTAGAGCGTCATCAAAAACGCGTCTTCCAACCCTATCAAACATTTCATCCGGAACGCTCCGGTAATGGTATGGGCCTGTATCTACTGAAAAATAGCGTGGAGGCCTTAGGTGCTCGTATTGAATTGGATAGCGTACCGGATCGGAAAACCAGAGTCGTCATCGCCTTTCCAAAGCGAAAATTGAATAAAAAACAAACGCAAAAGAAAAATCTTTAA
- a CDS encoding RimK/LysX family protein, whose protein sequence is MSKQIIGRKDRVDFPALGLEDIDVKIDTGAYTSSIHCMDIHEKEGVLHATFLDPKHPKAKGEKMTFDAYDIAAVKSSNGEIQYRYAIASNIRIFGKKYKISLTLTSREDMRFPVLLGRKFLTHKFIVDTSLTDVSFSKKNS, encoded by the coding sequence ATGAGCAAACAAATCATCGGACGTAAAGATCGGGTGGATTTTCCGGCCCTGGGATTGGAGGATATCGATGTGAAAATCGACACCGGAGCCTATACTTCATCCATCCATTGTATGGATATTCATGAAAAAGAGGGTGTACTCCATGCCACCTTTTTAGATCCTAAACACCCTAAAGCAAAGGGGGAAAAAATGACTTTTGACGCCTATGATATCGCAGCTGTAAAAAGTAGCAATGGAGAAATTCAATACCGCTATGCCATTGCGTCCAATATTCGAATTTTCGGCAAGAAGTATAAGATTTCTTTAACCCTAACCTCGCGGGAAGACATGCGATTTCCTGTACTTTTAGGCCGTAAATTCCTAACCCATAAATTCATAGTAGACACCTCGCTCACCGATGTGTCTTTTAGCAAAAAAAATTCATGA